A window of Syngnathoides biaculeatus isolate LvHL_M chromosome 9, ASM1980259v1, whole genome shotgun sequence contains these coding sequences:
- the LOC133506100 gene encoding elongation of very long chain fatty acids protein 6-like: MAQANHTSTISEFDFEKHFDQTEARRWMEDYWGASFAVSAVYAALVFGGQRYMRPHPKMNLRKVLFVWSLTLALFSAMGVARTGQYMFQILANGGLRRSVCDQSIYNGPVSKFWAFAFAMSKVPELGDTMFIVLRKKRLLFLHWYHHITVLLYSWYSYKEMVAGGGWFMTMNYGVHALMYTYYAGRAAGARVPRALAAVITAAQLAQMAAGLAVNGLVYRWMPSADCPARPPHVAWGSLMYLSYLLLFADFFYRAYLRPRPKAE; encoded by the exons ATGGCGCAAGCAAACCACACGTCGACCATCTCGGAATTTgactttgaaaaacattttgaccaGACTGAAGCCCGAAGATGGATGGAAGACTACTG GGGCGCATCGTTTGCAGTCAGTGCCGTGTACGCCGCCCTGGTGTTCGGAGGGCAGCGCTACATGAGGCCTCACCCGAAAATGAACCTGCgcaaagttttgtttgtgtggtcaCTGACGCTCGCCCTCTTTAG TGCGATGGGAGTGGCGCGAACGGGCCAGTACATGTTTCAGATCCTGGCCAACGGCGGCCTGAGACGTTCCGTGTGCGACCAGAGCATCTACAACGGACCCGTCAGTAAGTTCTGGGCTTTCGCCTTCGCCATGAGCAAGGTACCTGAGCTGG GCGACACGATGTTCATCGTGCTCCGGAAGAAACGCCTGCTGTTCCTGCACTGGTACCACCACATCACAGTGCTGCTGTACTCGTGGTACTCGTACAAGGAGATGGTGGCGGGCGGCGGCTGGTTCATGACCATGAACTACGGCGTGCACGCGCTCATGTACACGTACTACGCGGGGCGGGCCGCCGGAGCGCGCGTTCCCCGGGCGCTGGCCGCGGTCATCACGGCCGCTCAGCTGGCGCAGATGGCGGCGGGCCTGGCGGTGAACGGCCTGGTGTACCGATGGATGCCGTCGGCCGACTGCCCCGCGCGCCCCCCGCACGTCGCCTGGGGGTCGCTCATGTACCTCAGCTACTTGCTGCTCTTCGCCGACTTCTTCTACCGCGCGTACCTGCGGCCCCGCCCCAAGGCCGAGTAG